One stretch of Anabas testudineus chromosome 24, fAnaTes1.2, whole genome shotgun sequence DNA includes these proteins:
- the ckbb gene encoding creatine kinase, brain b: MPFGNTHNKMKMNYSAEQEFPDLSKHNNHMAKVLTLEMYTNLRDKETPSGFTLDDVIQTGVDNPGHPFIMTVGCVAGDEETYEVFKDLMDPVIEDRHGGYKPTDKHKTDLNSDNLQGGDDLDPNYVLSSRVRTGRSIRGFCLPPHCSRGERRAIENLSIECLDTLEGDLNGRYYALKNMTEEEQQQLIDDHFLFDKPVSPLLLASGMARDWPDGRGIWHNDNKTFLVWVNEEDHLRVISMQKGGNMKEVFTRFCTGLTKIEDLFKERSHEFMWNEHLGYVLTCPSNLGTGLRAGVHVKLPNLSKHEQFGEILKRLRLQKRGTGGVDTAAVGGVFDISNADRLGFSEVELVQMVVDGVNLLVDMEKRLEAGESIDDLMPEQK, from the exons ATGCCTTTTGGAAACACCCACAACAAGATGAAGATGAACTATTCTGCAGAGCAGGAGTTCCCCGACCTGAGCAAGCACAACAACCACATGGCCAAGGTGCTCACGCTTGAAATGTACACCAACCTTCGGGACAAGGAGACGCCCAGCGGCTTCACGCTGGATGATGTCATCCAGACTGGTGTCGACAACCCAG GTCACCCATTCATCATGACGGTGGGCTGTGTCGCTGGAGACGAGGAGACATATGAGGTGTTCAAAGACTTGATGGACCCAGTGATTGAAGACCGCCACGGAGGATACAAACCAACAGATAAACACAAGACAGACCTAAACTCTGACAACCTGCAG GGTGGAGACGATCTTGATCCAAACTACGTCCTGAGTTCTCGTGTTCGGACAGGACGGAGCATCCGTGGCTTCTGTCTGCCGCCACATTGCAGCCGCGGAGAACGTCGCGCCATTGAAAACCTCTCCATTGAAT GCCTGGACACCCTGGAAGGGGACTTGAATGGAAGGTACTACGCACTGAAGAAcatgacagaggaggagcagcagcagctgattgaTGACCACTTCCTATTCGACAAACCCGTCTCCCCTCTGCTGCTAGCATCTGGAATGGCCCGCGACTGGCCCGATGGCCGTGGTATCTG GCACAACGACAACAAGACCTTCCTTGTTTGGGTGAATGAGGAGGATCATCTGCGTGTCATCAGCATGCAGAAAGGAGGCAACATGAAGGAGGTGTTCACCCGTTTCTGTACCGGACTCACCAAG ATTGAGGACTTGTTTAAGGAGCGAAGTCATGAGTTCATGTGGAATGAACACCTGGGCTACGTCCTCACCTGTCCATCTAACCTGGGAACTGGATTGAGAGCTGGAGTCCATGTCAAACTGCCAAACCTCAGCAAACATGAACAGTTCGGAGAGATCCTGAAGAGGCTGAGGCTGCAGAAGAGAGGCACAG gtgGTGTAGACACAGCAGCGGTGGGCGGAGTCTTTGACATCTCCAACGCCGACCGCCTTGGGTTCTCCGAGGTGGAGCTGGTCCAGATGGTGGTGGACGGAGTCAATCTGCTGGTGGACATGGAGAAACGCCTGGAGGCCGGAGAGAGCATCGATGACTTGATGCCCGAGCAGAAGTGA